GTCCGCTCCAAAGCCTGCAGCGCTTCGTACCACCGGTCGCGGTAGATCAGGTCGTTCCAGTCGGGGATCTGGTTGCCCAGCGGGCAGCCGTCGTTGCAGAACGGCACGCCGCAGTCCATGCAGCGGGCCCCCTGCTGGCGCAACTCGCCGGGTTCCATGGGGACGTAGATTTCGTCCCAGTCGAGCACACGAAGCTCCACCGGCCGACGCCGGCGGGTCTGACGGGGAATCTCCTTGAATCCGGTCGGCTTACCCATGAGGGGCGGATGATAGCGGGAAGCGTCGGGCCGGCGATGACATCGGCCGTCCGACAAGGTGACCCGACCGGCCATCGGCGGTTACCATGGAAAATTTCTGCCGCAACTTCGATGGTCGACGCGCCTACATTTAAACGATTGTTTACACGCATCCTCATCCTCTCTTTCGCCTTCACCGCCGGGTGCGTGGTCGGCCCCGATCCGCGTCGGCCGGACACGGTGCTGGAGCCGAGCGATCAGTTCATCTATGGCGACGGCTCGACCGAGCCGGCGGAGTTGGCCGGGTGGTGGCGCGAGTTCAGCGACCCGGTCACCGAAGAGCTCGTGCTCATCGCCCTCGAGAACAACACCGACCTCCGCGCCGCCGCAGCCAGCGTGCTCGAAGCTCAGGGCATCCTCGCCCAGGCGACCGGTGCACGGCTCCCGGTGGTCAACCTCGGCTTCGACTACAGCCGATCGAAAGGGTCGGTCAACTTCCCGACCGGGCGCGAGGCGTTCTTCACCACGACGTTCGACCTCGGCTTCGACGTCGCCTGGCAGGCCGATCTGTTTGGCCGGCTTCGGCGGCAAGAGCAGTCGGCGGCCACGCTGGTACTCGCCGTCGAGGCCGACCGGATCGCGGCGATGCACTCGATCGTCGCCCAGGTCATCCGGGCACGTGTGACCGTCGCGACCCTCTCGCGACTCGTCGAACTGTCCGAGGCCAACATAGAAGCACTCGGCCGAACCCTCACGCTGGTCGAAGACCTGTACGAAGCCGGCACGGAAACCAGCTCGGCCCTCGACGTGCGCCTGGCCCGCCAGAACCTTGCCGCCGCTGAAGCCGAACTGCCGCCGCTGCAACAACAACTGACCCAGGCCGAGTTGGCATTGGACGTGCTGCTCGGCGTACGGCCCGGCACAGGCCCGAAACTGTCCACGCTCTCGACATTGCCGCCACTGGAGCCGCCGCCGACGGGGCTGCCGGCCCACTTGCTCGACCGCCGTCCCGACCTCGCCGCGAGCCAGTTCCGCGCGATGGCCGAGCAGGCCGACATCGGTGCGGAAATCGCCGACCTTTACCCCGACGTGACACTCTCCGGATCGGCCGGGCTGACCAGTTCCACGCTCAACGAACTGCTCAGCGACCTCTCGCAGGTGTACGCCGGTTTCGCGGGACTGGACCAACTGATCTTCGACGGCGGCGTGCAGCAGGGACAGGTCACCGTCGCCCGTGCCCAAGCCGAACGGGCCGCGGCCCAGTACGCAGGGGCGGTGCTGGTCGCGCTGCAGGAAGTCGAAGGCGCGCTGATCGCCGAGCGGTTCAATCGCCTTGCCCTGGCCGCGTCGACCCGAGCACTCGACGAAGCGCAGGCCGCCGAAGATTTGGCGCGTGACCGGTACGAGCGGGGCGTGGAAACACTGCTTAACGTTTTTGAAGCCGAAGGCCGCCGACGAACCGCCGAGGAACAAGTCGCGTCTTTGGAAGAAGCGGTGTGGGATAGCCGGATCGACCTGCACCTCGCGCTCGGCGGGGACTGGGGGATCGACGTCCCCGAGCCGACGCTCAACGGCGCCGCCGATGAGAAACCCGGGCCACGCGTTCGTCCCAAGTGGCACCTGAACCGTTTTGAACACGGGCCGTATGGATCGGTCCAGAACTGATGGACAAGCCGATGCTGCAGAACGCCGAACCAACCGCCACGGCAGAGCCGACCGATGCCGAACCGATCGACGCGGAACTCGTTGAAGCCGTCGGGGCTGATGAATCCGACACGCCCGCCGAGGCCGCTGACAACCCGTCGGTGGACGAGCCGATCGAGGGCAACGACACGGCGAAGTTGCTCGTCCAGTTCGTTCTGGCGATCGTCATTCTCGCGGCCGGCGTCGGCCTGACGATATTGCTCTTCTCCCAGAAAACCGCGCCGGCCACGACCAACGGCCTCGACGCGTCTCCGCTGGTCGACACCGTCACGGCACGCGTCGGCAACCTGCCCGTCGCCATCCGCGGCTTCGGTACGGTGCGTGCCCGCGATCGGGTTCAAATCGTCCCCCAGGTTGGCGGACGTGTCATCTCCACCCACCCGAACTTTGCCGAGGGCGCGACGCTCAACGGCGGCGAAGTGATCGCCACGCTCGACCCGGCAGACGCCGAACTTGCCATCGCGCGGGCCAACTCCGAGATCGACCGGCTCTCGGCCACGATCAAACGGCTCGACGCCAGCCGCAAGCGGGCCGAGTCCGCCGTCGCCGCCGCCCAGACCCGCCTCGAAACCCAACGCGCCGAGGCCGAGGTTGCCAAAGCCCAGTACGAAAAACTCAACCCCGGCAAGGAGATCCCGCCGATGGTCGCGCGGGTGCCGCAGATGCGTGAGGCGGAAGCCAACCTCGCTTCCGCCGAAGCCGGTCTCGAGGATGTCGGCAGTGAACGTGAACAGATCGAGGCCCAACTCGCC
Above is a genomic segment from Planctomycetota bacterium containing:
- a CDS encoding efflux transporter outer membrane subunit; its protein translation is MFTRILILSFAFTAGCVVGPDPRRPDTVLEPSDQFIYGDGSTEPAELAGWWREFSDPVTEELVLIALENNTDLRAAAASVLEAQGILAQATGARLPVVNLGFDYSRSKGSVNFPTGREAFFTTTFDLGFDVAWQADLFGRLRRQEQSAATLVLAVEADRIAAMHSIVAQVIRARVTVATLSRLVELSEANIEALGRTLTLVEDLYEAGTETSSALDVRLARQNLAAAEAELPPLQQQLTQAELALDVLLGVRPGTGPKLSTLSTLPPLEPPPTGLPAHLLDRRPDLAASQFRAMAEQADIGAEIADLYPDVTLSGSAGLTSSTLNELLSDLSQVYAGFAGLDQLIFDGGVQQGQVTVARAQAERAAAQYAGAVLVALQEVEGALIAERFNRLALAASTRALDEAQAAEDLARDRYERGVETLLNVFEAEGRRRTAEEQVASLEEAVWDSRIDLHLALGGDWGIDVPEPTLNGAADEKPGPRVRPKWHLNRFEHGPYGSVQN
- a CDS encoding HlyD family efflux transporter periplasmic adaptor subunit, whose translation is MDKPMLQNAEPTATAEPTDAEPIDAELVEAVGADESDTPAEAADNPSVDEPIEGNDTAKLLVQFVLAIVILAAGVGLTILLFSQKTAPATTNGLDASPLVDTVTARVGNLPVAIRGFGTVRARDRVQIVPQVGGRVISTHPNFAEGATLNGGEVIATLDPADAELAIARANSEIDRLSATIKRLDASRKRAESAVAAAQTRLETQRAEAEVAKAQYEKLNPGKEIPPMVARVPQMREAEANLASAEAGLEDVGSEREQIEAQLAAAKTELRQAQLNLERTQITLPGEPTDRYRVLEKNAEVGQFMSPGVTLSTLYKASTLEVPVPLPARELQWFTVGQATAEVTARDIDRTWSGTIVRTDGQIDPRSRLVNVVVALDPAGLDGKLVPGMFVEAMITGEKIPNVAAIPRLALRQVERVDVANAGGNQATGRTGGFDNDATAQRLYVIRDDVLRFIDVEVVRLTRELAYVSGLDDGEIIVTTDLAVVTDGMIVDVADTDEPNGGEQ